Proteins encoded together in one Penaeus vannamei isolate JL-2024 chromosome 41, ASM4276789v1, whole genome shotgun sequence window:
- the LOC138860438 gene encoding solute carrier family 2, facilitated glucose transporter member 8-like: MIFIAAFSFGFGPIPWLMMSELFPANIRESASGLSTMTNWAMSFIVTYFFESIRDAIHEYGVYWLFGGICAVSLVFCVLVVPETKGKTLQEITALFGGPVTSPKAARPSAPSTGSEKMRW, encoded by the exons ATGATCTTCATCGCAGCATTCAGCTTCGGCTTCGGACCCATCCCTTGGCTCATGATGA GTGAACTGTTCCCTGCCAACATCCGCGAGTCTGCCAGCGGTTTGAGTACAATGACAAACTGGGCGATGTCTTTTATTGTCACGTACTTCTTTGAGAGTATCCGG GATGCCATCCATGAATACGGAGTGTACTGGCTCTTCGGTGGTATCTGCGCCGTCAGCTTGGTCTTCTGTGTCCTGGTGGTGCCGGAGACCAAGGGAAAGACCCTGCAGGAGATCACGGCGCTCTTTGGGGGTCCGGTCACCTCCCCTAAGGCCGCCAGACCTTCAGCGCCTTCGACAGGGTCCGAGAAAATGAGATGGTAG